ACCTCAGTAGCCAACAGCAGCACTCACTGGCCCCATTCCCCTCACCCTAGGGGGCGCGGGTGGTTTCTCAGCGTTCACTTCTGGCTGTCAGTTTGGGGACAATAGTCCTGGTTTGGGCAATGTCTCTTCAGCCTTGGTTGAGGTAGCATGGGTTGGGGTTAGGGTGACTCCCAGAGCCCGGGCTCAAGCTCTTCCCTCAGCAGCCTTCGGGTGCTTCCTGAGTCCTTGTATCTGCTCTCAGTGCCCACCCAGGGGCCTCTGGGCGAGATCCCTTCAGTCCAGGTAGAAGAGGCCCCTATGGGGAAAAGGTGGTGGTGGTCTCGGCCTCCGTGCTCATGGAGGCGTGCCGCGTATGCCGGCAGGAAGACCAGTGCCGCAGCTGCTCTTGGCTGAGGCAGCCCAGGTCCTTGAAGAGCTTGAAGAGGTCGTTTCGGAACTTGACCCCGATGAAGGCATACAAGAAAGGGTTGATGCAGCAGCGGACGCAGGCCAGGCTGTAGGTGACATCGTAGGCAATGTTGAGCCGTTTGCTGAGCTCACAGCTGCTGCTGGTGACGTTGAAGTTCGCCACCGTCTGGGCCAGGACCACGCCATTGTAGGGCAGCTGGAAGACGATGAAGACCACCACCACGGCGATGATCACCTTGATGGCCTTGTTCCGCTCGAAGTTGCGCGCCTGGAGCAGGGTGCGGATGATGACCAGGTAGGAGAAACTCATGGCCAGCAGGGGCACCAGAAATCCGATGACCATCTGGGCCACCTGGATGGTGATCAGGGCCTCCACGTGGTCAGTGATGAGCGAACACCTCCAGGCTTTCTCGCTGCTGCTCCTCTGGAGGTTGCTGTAAAGCAGCTCGGGGACAGAAAGGAACGTGGCCAGCGTCCAGATCCCCACGCAGGACAGCTTGCTGACGAGCAGCACGCGGGCGCGGTGGCGGTGAGCGGACACGGCTTGGACGATGGCCACGTAGCGGTCGATGCTGATGCAGAGGAGCAGCAGCATGCCGCTGAAAAAACTTATCTTGTAGATGCCAAAGATCGCTTTGCACAGGTAAACTCCGAACACCCAGGACCGGGCCGCGCTGTAGGCCCAAAAGGGAAGGATCGCCAGGAACAAGATGTCTGCCACGGCCAGGTTGAGCAGGTAGGTATCCGTCATGGTCTTGAGCCTCTTGAAATAGATGTAGGTCAAGACCACCAGCCCGTTACCCAGGAGGCCCACGAAACAAATGACCGAGTACATGACAGGGAGGAACCAGGCCTTAAAGTTCCGCACGTCTTTCTTGAGGCACAAAGATTCATACCCCGTGTAGTCCACGGTGGTGTTGTCGCCGATGTAATCGTCTGTGACCTCATCTTGGCACAAGCACACCTGTGGGGAAGGAAATACCAGAAAACAATCTCGTTTTAGCTAGGTGGGATTTAGCGTAGGACAGCAGCTTCAAGGTGTGATGCCACCATCAGCACGCCCTGGGAACTTGTGAGACGTACGCGAATTTCTCAGATCTCACTCGAGACCTGTGGAACCAGCATCGCGGAGGTTGCAGCCTCCAGATTTTTCTAAACTCAgaatgattgtgtgtgtgcatgtgtgtgtgtgtatgcttgtgtgggtgcatgtgtgtgtgggtgaatgtgtgtgtgagggcgtgtcagaggacagctgtgGGTATTGTTCCTCAGGTGCCACCACctcttaaaattaaatatatattgtttatttgcgaggagagaggatgtgtacaccagggcctcttgctgctg
This is a stretch of genomic DNA from Jaculus jaculus isolate mJacJac1 chromosome 9, mJacJac1.mat.Y.cur, whole genome shotgun sequence. It encodes these proteins:
- the Ccr7 gene encoding C-C chemokine receptor type 7, with amino-acid sequence MDLGKPMRSVLAVALLVIFQVCLCQDEVTDDYIGDNTTVDYTGYESLCLKKDVRNFKAWFLPVMYSVICFVGLLGNGLVVLTYIYFKRLKTMTDTYLLNLAVADILFLAILPFWAYSAARSWVFGVYLCKAIFGIYKISFFSGMLLLLCISIDRYVAIVQAVSAHRHRARVLLVSKLSCVGIWTLATFLSVPELLYSNLQRSSSEKAWRCSLITDHVEALITIQVAQMVIGFLVPLLAMSFSYLVIIRTLLQARNFERNKAIKVIIAVVVVFIVFQLPYNGVVLAQTVANFNVTSSSCELSKRLNIAYDVTYSLACVRCCINPFLYAFIGVKFRNDLFKLFKDLGCLSQEQLRHWSSCRHTRHASMSTEAETTTTFSP